A single Coleofasciculus sp. FACHB-T130 DNA region contains:
- the fusA gene encoding elongation factor G: MIPRTRIRNIGISAHIDSGKTTLSERILYYTGKIYKIGEVRGGSDRATLDYMELEQQKGITITSAATTCVWNDTQINLIDTPGHVDFTIEVERALRVLDGAIMVLCAVAGVQSQSITVDRQMKRYRVPRIAFINKMDRTGANPFRVVRSLREKLGLNPVLLQYPIGSEDKFEGVIDLIEMTANYFAGEKGEIRVIQSIPEHLQDEAKEAREKMLDQLSIFSESMMRMLLESEEIPKEMIRETLRRATLSLQLTPVLIGSAFKNKGVQNLLDAVALYLPSPVDREVVKAIAISTNEPIHVYPDTEAALVALAFKIAKDEYGQLTYTRIYSGTLREGQRIYNTRTNQRVLVSQIVRMHANKREEVESAAAGEIVALLGVDCASGDTFCSDGTNLSLEGIFVPEPVMTLAIAPKKREDADQMSKALNRFTREDPTFRVSIDPESKETLISGMGELHLEIYIERMKREYNAEVNVGAPAVAYRETVTQSATFDYRLKKQGGGPGQYAHVIGRIEPCEDPFAFENRVVGGAIPKEFIPACEKGFREAIASGHLIGYPIVGVKAILEAGSYHAIDSSEMAFRTAASLALKQAFAKAAPVILEPIMLVEVETPNEFVGRVQGDLSSRRGVLLGSETMENYAVIRAEVPFVEMFGYSAQLRSLSSGQANFSMEFTSNKPVPANLQQQLMENAAHLRG; encoded by the coding sequence ATGATTCCCCGAACGCGCATCCGTAATATTGGTATTTCCGCTCACATCGACTCTGGTAAAACCACCCTCAGCGAGCGGATTCTGTACTACACGGGCAAAATTTACAAGATTGGCGAAGTTCGGGGAGGTAGCGATCGCGCGACATTGGACTACATGGAGTTAGAGCAACAAAAAGGCATTACCATCACTTCAGCAGCGACAACTTGCGTATGGAATGATACGCAGATCAACCTGATCGATACTCCTGGACACGTGGACTTCACGATTGAAGTTGAACGTGCATTGCGGGTTCTTGATGGTGCGATTATGGTGCTGTGCGCGGTTGCTGGTGTGCAATCGCAATCTATCACTGTAGATAGGCAGATGAAGCGCTACCGAGTGCCGCGTATTGCCTTCATTAATAAGATGGATCGGACAGGTGCAAATCCATTCCGAGTCGTGCGATCGCTGCGAGAAAAACTCGGTTTGAACCCGGTACTGCTTCAGTATCCTATCGGCAGCGAGGATAAGTTTGAAGGCGTCATTGATTTGATTGAAATGACGGCAAACTATTTTGCTGGAGAAAAAGGCGAAATTCGCGTCATTCAGTCGATTCCCGAACACTTACAGGATGAGGCAAAAGAAGCACGAGAAAAGATGCTCGATCAACTCTCTATCTTCTCCGAATCAATGATGAGGATGCTACTTGAGAGCGAAGAAATTCCCAAAGAAATGATTCGGGAAACCCTTCGTCGGGCAACTTTAAGCTTGCAATTAACGCCAGTTTTGATAGGTTCCGCCTTCAAAAATAAGGGGGTTCAGAACTTATTAGATGCTGTTGCTCTTTACTTGCCGTCACCAGTGGATAGAGAAGTGGTGAAAGCGATCGCGATTTCGACCAATGAGCCGATTCATGTCTATCCAGACACGGAAGCCGCACTGGTTGCCTTGGCTTTCAAAATTGCCAAAGATGAGTACGGGCAACTGACTTATACCCGCATCTATTCCGGGACGCTGCGTGAGGGACAACGCATCTACAACACTCGCACCAACCAACGGGTGCTAGTCAGCCAAATTGTACGCATGCACGCGAACAAACGCGAGGAGGTCGAAAGTGCCGCCGCAGGGGAGATTGTAGCTCTGTTGGGTGTAGACTGCGCTTCTGGCGATACGTTCTGCTCGGACGGAACTAACCTCTCTTTGGAGGGGATATTTGTGCCAGAACCCGTAATGACGCTAGCGATCGCGCCTAAGAAACGGGAAGATGCCGATCAAATGTCAAAAGCGCTCAATCGCTTTACACGAGAAGATCCCACCTTCCGCGTCAGCATCGATCCGGAGTCCAAGGAGACCCTAATTTCGGGGATGGGCGAACTGCATCTAGAAATCTACATCGAACGCATGAAGCGGGAATACAACGCCGAAGTTAACGTCGGTGCGCCCGCCGTAGCATACCGCGAAACCGTTACCCAGTCGGCAACCTTCGACTACAGGCTCAAGAAGCAAGGCGGCGGTCCCGGTCAATATGCTCATGTTATCGGTCGGATTGAACCCTGTGAAGACCCGTTTGCGTTCGAGAATCGGGTGGTTGGTGGTGCAATTCCTAAAGAATTCATCCCCGCTTGCGAGAAAGGTTTCCGCGAAGCGATCGCTAGCGGACATCTCATCGGTTATCCGATTGTTGGTGTCAAAGCGATACTAGAAGCGGGTTCCTACCACGCGATTGACTCTTCGGAAATGGCATTCCGAACTGCGGCTAGTCTTGCACTCAAGCAAGCTTTTGCCAAAGCAGCGCCAGTGATCCTCGAACCGATTATGCTCGTGGAAGTGGAGACACCTAACGAGTTTGTCGGGCGAGTGCAGGGCGATCTCTCGTCTCGTCGCGGCGTCCTGCTGGGTTCTGAGACGATGGAAAACTACGCCGTCATCCGTGCCGAAGTGCCGTTCGTGGAAATGTTCGGTTATTCTGCACAGTTGCGATCGCTTTCTTCCGGTCAAGCTAACTTCTCAATGGAGTTTACCTCCAACAAGCCGGTACCCGCCAACCTGCAACAGCAACTGATGGAAAACGCTGCCCATCTGCGCGGCTAA
- a CDS encoding spore photoproduct lyase family protein — translation MHAIADNISSPEAPSTRLWMPERVLFTPAALEEPYGQQILSRVQSLNLPIEELPRNRLTGLRGESDRDTYNIAKRTLAVVTAPPSSFKLSPIPPSADWQFHIAEGCPAHCQYCYLAGSLSGPPVIRVFANLPQILENLAAYEGSDATSFEVSCYTDPLGIEHLTGSLAECIRYFGTRTNGHLRWVSKFDAVDELLDLPHNGHTRCRISVNADPVSRRFEGGTASVASRLQALRRLALPQSSGGGGYPVGLVIAPIMPIEDWETHYTRLLDSISEALDFDCDLTFELISHRFTPGSKEVLQTWYPQSKLDMDEETRTVKRNKFGGTKYVYDTDTMKTLRRFFEGEITKRFPQGRILYWT, via the coding sequence ATGCACGCGATCGCAGACAACATTTCCTCACCCGAAGCGCCATCCACTCGTTTGTGGATGCCGGAGCGAGTTTTATTCACACCCGCTGCCTTAGAAGAGCCTTACGGTCAGCAAATACTTTCTCGCGTCCAGTCGCTCAATTTACCTATCGAAGAGTTGCCGCGAAACCGCCTCACTGGTTTGCGTGGCGAGAGCGATCGCGATACCTACAACATTGCTAAGCGTACCCTCGCTGTCGTCACCGCACCGCCTAGTTCCTTCAAACTTAGCCCCATCCCTCCATCGGCTGACTGGCAATTTCACATCGCGGAAGGCTGTCCAGCACACTGTCAATACTGTTATTTAGCTGGTAGTTTATCAGGGCCACCAGTAATTCGCGTCTTTGCGAACTTGCCGCAAATATTGGAGAATCTAGCAGCTTACGAAGGAAGCGACGCCACAAGTTTTGAGGTTAGCTGCTACACCGATCCCTTGGGCATTGAACATTTAACTGGCAGCCTTGCAGAATGTATCCGCTACTTTGGCACGCGGACGAACGGACATCTGCGTTGGGTTTCCAAGTTCGATGCGGTGGATGAATTACTCGACTTACCACACAATGGTCACACCCGTTGTCGAATCAGTGTGAATGCCGATCCGGTGTCTCGGCGGTTTGAAGGCGGTACAGCCTCAGTCGCTTCCCGGCTGCAAGCTTTGCGGCGGTTGGCTTTACCTCAATCTTCTGGTGGTGGCGGGTATCCAGTGGGTTTAGTGATTGCACCGATTATGCCGATAGAGGATTGGGAGACACACTACACTCGTTTGCTTGACTCGATTAGCGAAGCACTCGATTTCGATTGTGACCTGACTTTCGAGTTGATTTCCCACCGCTTCACCCCTGGCTCAAAAGAGGTTTTGCAAACTTGGTATCCCCAATCAAAGCTGGACATGGACGAAGAAACACGCACTGTTAAGCGTAACAAGTTTGGCGGTACCAAGTATGTTTATGACACTGACACGATGAAGACGCTACGGCGCTTTTTTGAAGGTGAGATTACTAAGCGCTTTCCTCAAGGTCGTATTCTCTACTGGACTTAA
- a CDS encoding low temperature requirement protein A yields MKKEPQNIRKLALRAIATERFDFLWDIICIILSEIRECKMIKTLWQPPRLRTPEENEKERRATWLELFYDLVFVAAIAEVAHTLNEHVSLPGFLGYMLLFVPIWWSWVGATFYASRFDTDDLGHRLLTLLQMIAIAVLAVNVHYGLGKTSDGFALSYVTVRCILIFQYLSAGYFVVAARKLTTWYVIGFSIAAAIWLISIFVPIPWRFWLWGLGFLIDFGTPLTARQLAAKVPPSFSHIPERLGLFTIIVLGEAVIGVVKGVSQLQWGLASATVAVLGMIVAFSLWWIYFDSVDGSPLRRMGTGNLNFGLIWLYSHLPLAIGIAAAGVGVEHIVVSSKTAGALPSNERWLICGAVTMCLIALAVIHLITCTLGTKRHRKILAAYRLGSAAFILVIAIAGAALSPITVVSLVALACAVQVVLGFLITPHVQPEAKC; encoded by the coding sequence ATGAAGAAGGAACCGCAGAACATAAGGAAGTTGGCATTGCGGGCGATCGCTACAGAAAGATTCGATTTTCTATGGGATATTATCTGCATAATCCTCTCGGAAATTAGAGAGTGCAAGATGATTAAAACTTTGTGGCAACCTCCCCGCCTGCGGACGCCTGAAGAGAACGAAAAAGAACGCCGCGCGACTTGGTTAGAACTCTTTTATGACTTGGTATTTGTGGCAGCGATCGCGGAAGTCGCGCATACTCTTAACGAACACGTTTCGCTACCGGGTTTTTTGGGTTATATGCTGCTGTTTGTGCCGATTTGGTGGTCTTGGGTTGGGGCGACTTTTTACGCAAGTCGGTTCGATACTGACGACTTAGGACACCGACTACTGACATTACTGCAAATGATTGCGATCGCAGTGCTGGCAGTAAACGTGCATTACGGCTTAGGAAAAACTTCCGACGGCTTTGCCCTTTCCTACGTAACTGTTCGATGTATTTTAATTTTCCAGTATCTAAGTGCTGGATACTTTGTGGTGGCAGCGCGGAAGTTGACAACTTGGTACGTGATAGGCTTTAGCATCGCCGCCGCCATCTGGCTAATCTCAATTTTTGTCCCAATTCCTTGGCGTTTTTGGCTTTGGGGATTGGGATTTTTGATTGACTTTGGCACACCTCTCACCGCCAGACAGTTGGCTGCCAAGGTGCCGCCGAGCTTTTCACACATCCCAGAACGTTTAGGCTTATTTACGATTATCGTGTTGGGTGAGGCGGTAATTGGCGTAGTCAAAGGCGTTTCTCAGCTGCAATGGGGTCTTGCATCTGCCACTGTGGCTGTGCTGGGGATGATAGTTGCTTTTAGCCTGTGGTGGATCTACTTTGACAGCGTGGATGGCTCACCTCTGCGGAGGATGGGAACTGGCAACCTGAACTTTGGTTTAATCTGGCTCTATTCCCATTTACCCCTCGCCATTGGCATTGCTGCTGCTGGTGTAGGTGTGGAACATATTGTCGTGTCCAGCAAAACGGCAGGAGCGTTACCCAGTAACGAACGATGGCTGATCTGCGGCGCTGTGACGATGTGTTTGATAGCCTTGGCGGTGATTCACCTGATTACCTGTACTTTAGGGACAAAGCGACATCGTAAGATTTTAGCCGCCTATCGTTTGGGTTCTGCGGCTTTTATTCTGGTGATTGCGATCGCGGGTGCGGCTTTGTCACCGATTACAGTCGTTAGTTTGGTAGCTTTAGCTTGTGCTGTGCAAGTGGTGCTGGGTTTCCTGATAACCCCTCACGTTCAGCCTGAGGCAAAGTGCTGA
- a CDS encoding RtcB family protein → MQPKNLNRLLRALTREGLDVSYENRTYSVRLNNSLDAPAAEVLLPEDFPVEAKALKQLANLANVRHPSGGHVCKCCATPDFHPGDAGVAIGSILETKGMLIPAAVGSDINCGMRSHVVDLSLEEFLAKRDRFVELMKGDYFFGTRDVTMTAKTARALFQYGIPGWLDAMLDSPMGSIVKSDLDQLAAECDRVYLGGSMNGDVKFAPEELIPEDGLVRDGGLATIGGGNHFVEIQVVERVEDKATAYAWGVREGQLAFMIHSGSRNVGKYIGGMWRDRAKSAWAKGAKYPEFGLFPLSVAANPELVTRYLQAEATAANYAFINRLLLAELLRLRLREVYGNVEAPLVYDLPHNITLKEGAGWVTRKGACPAHPGQPVIIPGSMGAASYLLIGKGNPKFLSSASHGAGRMRSRFDLTRQGADQTEATLGLTGVDCITLREERRIEEAPAAYKPIVPVIDAQVEEKMVSVVAKMKPVLTFKA, encoded by the coding sequence ATGCAGCCAAAAAATCTGAATAGACTCCTCCGGGCTTTGACCCGTGAGGGACTTGACGTAAGTTACGAAAATAGAACTTACTCTGTTCGCCTAAATAATTCTCTCGACGCACCAGCAGCAGAAGTTCTGCTTCCCGAAGATTTTCCCGTAGAAGCTAAGGCGCTTAAGCAACTAGCAAATCTAGCCAATGTGCGTCATCCTAGCGGGGGTCATGTTTGCAAGTGCTGTGCTACGCCTGACTTTCATCCTGGTGATGCTGGGGTTGCTATTGGCTCAATTTTGGAAACTAAAGGGATGCTAATCCCTGCTGCTGTCGGTTCGGATATCAACTGCGGGATGCGATCGCACGTTGTAGACTTGTCGCTTGAGGAATTTTTGGCAAAGCGCGATCGCTTCGTGGAATTGATGAAAGGCGATTATTTCTTCGGAACTCGCGATGTCACCATGACAGCCAAAACTGCTCGTGCCTTGTTCCAGTACGGGATTCCCGGCTGGTTGGATGCAATGCTAGATTCCCCTATGGGTAGTATTGTCAAGTCTGACTTAGACCAATTGGCGGCGGAATGCGATCGCGTCTACTTAGGCGGTTCCATGAACGGCGATGTCAAGTTTGCACCAGAGGAACTAATTCCAGAAGACGGGTTAGTGCGGGATGGTGGACTAGCTACCATCGGCGGCGGGAACCATTTTGTCGAAATTCAGGTGGTGGAACGGGTAGAAGACAAAGCGACAGCTTACGCCTGGGGGGTCCGAGAAGGACAACTGGCGTTTATGATTCACTCAGGTTCGCGCAACGTGGGGAAGTATATTGGGGGAATGTGGCGCGATCGCGCTAAATCTGCATGGGCTAAAGGTGCAAAATACCCTGAATTTGGTCTTTTTCCCCTCTCAGTTGCAGCAAATCCGGAACTTGTCACCCGTTACCTGCAAGCTGAGGCGACTGCTGCTAATTACGCCTTTATTAATCGGTTGCTGTTGGCGGAACTGTTGCGCCTGCGCCTGCGGGAAGTTTACGGTAATGTCGAGGCTCCCCTCGTCTACGACTTGCCACATAATATTACCCTCAAAGAAGGTGCTGGATGGGTGACTCGCAAAGGTGCTTGTCCCGCCCATCCCGGACAACCTGTGATTATTCCCGGTTCGATGGGTGCTGCATCTTACTTGCTGATTGGCAAAGGGAACCCGAAATTTTTAAGTTCTGCTTCTCATGGTGCAGGAAGAATGAGGTCGCGTTTCGATCTCACCCGCCAAGGTGCAGACCAAACTGAAGCAACTTTGGGCTTAACGGGAGTAGACTGCATCACTTTGCGCGAAGAACGCAGAATCGAAGAAGCACCCGCAGCGTATAAGCCAATTGTGCCTGTAATTGATGCCCAAGTTGAGGAAAAAATGGTTAGCGTAGTGGCAAAGATGAAACCTGTATTGACTTTTAAAGCGTAG
- a CDS encoding Uma2 family endonuclease → MSQTVNQEVRWTTADLELLPENGTRYEIIDGELFMSRSPHLSHQRTCGNMYRKLQDWSEDTGLGEAFINPGIIFTEADNVEPDVIWISKEKLAALVDDSGHLTGAPELVVEVLSSGVQNERRDREAKLKLYSVRGVQEYWIVDWRLQKIEVYRRSNLILLLTVTLFSNDEISSPLLPNFSCLVSKLF, encoded by the coding sequence ATGAGTCAAACAGTAAATCAAGAGGTACGCTGGACTACCGCAGATTTGGAACTATTACCAGAGAACGGTACGCGCTACGAAATTATTGATGGAGAGTTGTTTATGTCTAGATCCCCCCACTTGAGCCATCAACGCACTTGTGGCAATATGTACCGAAAGTTACAAGATTGGTCAGAAGACACTGGGCTGGGGGAGGCGTTTATTAATCCAGGCATTATTTTCACGGAAGCTGATAATGTAGAGCCGGATGTGATTTGGATTAGTAAAGAAAAATTAGCTGCTCTGGTAGATGATTCAGGACACCTAACAGGCGCACCAGAGTTAGTTGTAGAGGTATTATCTTCTGGAGTGCAAAATGAACGCCGAGATAGAGAAGCTAAGCTTAAATTATACTCAGTCCGAGGAGTACAAGAATACTGGATTGTTGATTGGCGCTTGCAGAAAATTGAGGTTTATCGCCGTAGCAACTTGATTTTACTATTGACTGTAACATTGTTTAGTAATGATGAAATCAGTTCACCTTTATTGCCTAATTTTAGTTGCCTAGTTTCAAAACTTTTTTAA
- a CDS encoding response regulator yields the protein MNILLVEDDERLAQALTKTLSDRNYIIDRAADGQAGWQFARAGTYDLILLDVMLPTLDGISLCQRLRSLGRLMPILLYAAHEIDGDKVIALDAGADDYVLKPFDLEEVAARVRTLLCHCCLLKPPILKNGSLGLDPPTLEGRYEGKNLHLTPKQYALLELFVRCPNQVFSRSELLEHLWSFEQPPAEETVRSHIKGLRQKLRAAGAPTDLIETVYGLGYRLKPAQSHPPTQAVSSALHQPPTLAQTQAAVMKVWERLQGEIISRIDVVEEATTALLRDELGLEQRHRAVWAAHKLAGSLGMFGFPWGSQLARQIEHSFQPETPLDRDIAQHLCELVADLRCELRQPPAIGRKIRSVSVDVEMQDRLSQIKSG from the coding sequence GTGAACATTCTGCTAGTGGAAGATGATGAGCGTTTGGCACAAGCTCTCACCAAAACCCTCAGCGATCGCAATTATATAATTGACCGGGCAGCCGATGGGCAAGCAGGCTGGCAATTCGCACGGGCTGGTACTTATGACTTAATTTTGCTAGATGTGATGCTCCCCACACTGGATGGCATCAGTCTTTGTCAGCGGCTACGTTCTTTAGGGCGGTTGATGCCGATTCTTTTATACGCTGCCCATGAAATTGATGGCGATAAAGTCATTGCGCTGGATGCTGGTGCGGATGATTATGTCCTCAAACCCTTTGATTTAGAAGAAGTAGCGGCTCGTGTCCGCACTCTCCTGTGTCATTGCTGTTTATTAAAGCCGCCAATTCTGAAGAATGGCAGCCTAGGTCTTGACCCGCCTACCTTAGAGGGACGCTATGAAGGGAAAAACTTGCATCTTACCCCCAAACAGTATGCGCTACTAGAACTGTTTGTGCGCTGTCCGAATCAAGTCTTTAGCCGCAGCGAGCTTCTGGAACACCTGTGGTCGTTTGAGCAACCACCCGCTGAAGAAACCGTCCGATCTCACATTAAAGGGTTGCGGCAAAAACTGAGAGCCGCGGGCGCTCCCACCGATCTGATTGAGACGGTTTATGGGCTAGGATATCGCCTCAAGCCAGCTCAATCTCATCCTCCAACACAAGCGGTATCCTCCGCCCTACACCAGCCGCCGACGCTTGCTCAAACGCAGGCAGCAGTGATGAAAGTTTGGGAGCGCTTGCAAGGAGAGATTATCTCTCGGATAGATGTTGTTGAGGAGGCAACGACTGCCTTATTGAGAGACGAATTGGGGTTGGAACAGCGCCACCGAGCAGTTTGGGCAGCTCACAAGCTAGCGGGTTCTTTAGGGATGTTTGGCTTTCCGTGGGGTTCTCAACTAGCTCGTCAGATTGAACATAGCTTTCAACCAGAGACGCCATTGGATCGGGACATAGCGCAACACTTGTGCGAATTAGTTGCGGATCTCCGATGCGAACTGCGGCAGCCTCCAGCAATCGGGCGCAAAATTCGCTCGGTGTCGGTGGATGTAGAAATGCAAGATAGATTGTCTCAGATTAAATCTGGTTGA
- a CDS encoding DUF4864 domain-containing protein, translated as MRCVRCFLKFLLAFLPLTLPVKAQQMEVTDSDRLIIRSVISNQLEAFQKDDAEGAFSFASSEIQAQFGTPDNFLRMVKAAYQPVHRPRSVMFENMTTIEGFPAQQVLLLDRDGNLIRALYLMKKQSQGKWKITGCYLVPVKGETV; from the coding sequence ATGCGTTGCGTCCGTTGTTTCCTGAAATTCTTGCTGGCTTTTTTACCGCTCACCTTACCTGTTAAAGCTCAACAAATGGAAGTAACTGATAGCGATCGCCTGATTATCCGTTCTGTGATTTCTAACCAACTGGAAGCATTTCAGAAAGACGATGCTGAAGGAGCTTTCTCCTTTGCTAGCTCTGAAATTCAAGCTCAATTCGGGACGCCAGACAACTTTTTAAGGATGGTGAAGGCTGCTTATCAACCAGTTCATCGTCCTCGTTCCGTGATGTTTGAGAACATGACCACAATTGAAGGATTCCCAGCTCAGCAAGTGCTTCTACTCGATCGAGATGGGAATTTGATCAGGGCACTTTATCTGATGAAAAAGCAATCTCAGGGTAAATGGAAAATTACTGGGTGTTATTTAGTGCCAGTAAAAGGAGAAACGGTTTGA
- a CDS encoding cytochrome b/b6 domain-containing protein, whose product MSSSISSQTPRPPLLPTQALAVKSFHWINIISLLLMITSGLQIYNANPVFGGRGGWHFPPLFLLGGWLAGGRHWHFAAMWLFALNLVWYGIYILITRRWKHRFVGEKDVKALQLSHNPKRIAYAWHRIAYTAIIPILLLALLSGLGMYKPAQFHWIVDLFGDWQALRIVHFMSVPTVILFAMVHSWLALKVGGSRLIDSMFW is encoded by the coding sequence ATGAGTTCGTCTATTTCCTCCCAAACACCTCGCCCCCCACTGCTACCGACACAAGCTTTGGCGGTAAAATCATTTCACTGGATCAACATTATTAGCTTGCTTTTAATGATTACCAGCGGACTACAGATTTACAATGCTAATCCGGTTTTTGGCGGACGCGGTGGTTGGCATTTTCCACCCTTGTTTTTGCTAGGCGGCTGGCTTGCTGGAGGTAGACACTGGCATTTTGCTGCCATGTGGCTATTTGCTCTAAATTTAGTTTGGTACGGGATTTATATTTTGATAACTCGGCGCTGGAAGCATCGATTTGTAGGTGAGAAGGATGTGAAGGCACTGCAATTGAGCCACAACCCCAAGCGCATTGCTTATGCTTGGCATCGAATTGCTTACACCGCGATTATTCCGATTTTACTGCTCGCTTTGCTAAGCGGACTGGGAATGTATAAACCAGCTCAATTTCACTGGATTGTTGATTTATTTGGCGATTGGCAAGCATTGCGAATTGTTCACTTTATGAGTGTGCCAACTGTCATACTCTTTGCAATGGTTCACTCTTGGCTAGCTCTTAAAGTAGGAGGTTCTCGTTTAATTGATTCTATGTTCTGGTAG
- a CDS encoding Uma2 family endonuclease, with protein sequence MSQTTTDRVRWTVADLELLPDNGNRYEIVDGELFVTRAPHWGHQRVCSNICTELNFWSRQTGLGESASGAGIIFTDADNVIPDVVWASKERLAAVLDDAGHLTAAPELVVEVLSPGEENERRDRQVKLKLYASQGAREYWIVDWRLQQIQIYRREGATLVLTATLFASNELTSPLLPGFTCPVARLFS encoded by the coding sequence ATGAGCCAGACCACTACCGATCGAGTACGTTGGACAGTTGCCGATCTGGAGTTGTTGCCAGATAACGGGAATCGCTATGAGATTGTGGATGGAGAATTATTTGTGACACGCGCACCACACTGGGGTCATCAAAGGGTATGTAGCAATATTTGTACAGAGTTGAATTTTTGGTCGCGACAGACTGGTTTAGGAGAATCTGCAAGTGGTGCTGGCATCATTTTTACGGATGCTGATAACGTGATTCCTGACGTAGTTTGGGCAAGCAAGGAACGATTAGCTGCTGTGTTAGATGATGCAGGGCATTTAACCGCAGCACCAGAGTTGGTGGTTGAGGTGCTATCTCCAGGCGAGGAGAATGAACGCAGAGATAGACAGGTGAAACTAAAACTCTACGCATCGCAGGGAGCCAGAGAATACTGGATAGTTGATTGGCGTTTGCAGCAAATTCAGATTTATCGACGGGAGGGGGCAACACTGGTGCTAACAGCAACATTGTTTGCCAGCAATGAACTGACTTCGCCCTTGCTTCCCGGGTTTACTTGTCCTGTGGCGCGGTTGTTTAGTTAG
- a CDS encoding PIN domain-containing protein: MKTPVTILDAAQYIAVSPAPVVLIDTCTVLDVIRAPQRESTHIISAASNMTSRASVNPKQLWVVATELIDNEWKDNCQKVEDELTVHIKKIDSQHSNLRIAATYFHPVNLVKPLTLGGLKLPMHLRRVAQSLLDSAVLIADDGNYIIRARNRVRRGEPPAQKGKQEYKDCEIIEHYLAFCKELRDKGFREKCVFTSSNTQDYCDSKKKLHLSLQTDFDALGLEYARDIAHAYSLVK, encoded by the coding sequence ATGAAGACTCCTGTAACGATTTTAGATGCCGCACAGTACATAGCTGTCTCTCCTGCGCCAGTTGTACTCATAGATACCTGCACGGTGTTGGATGTTATTCGGGCACCCCAAAGGGAATCTACTCACATCATTTCTGCGGCAAGCAACATGACATCAAGAGCATCAGTGAATCCGAAACAACTCTGGGTCGTTGCTACAGAACTTATCGATAATGAGTGGAAAGATAATTGTCAGAAGGTTGAAGATGAACTAACAGTTCATATCAAGAAGATTGATAGCCAGCATAGTAACCTACGGATAGCTGCAACATACTTCCATCCTGTTAATCTGGTTAAGCCATTAACATTAGGAGGACTTAAACTACCGATGCACTTGCGTCGAGTAGCTCAATCTTTACTTGATTCAGCTGTTCTTATCGCTGATGATGGTAATTACATAATCCGTGCCAGAAACCGGGTGAGGAGGGGAGAACCACCGGCTCAGAAGGGTAAGCAGGAATATAAGGACTGCGAAATTATTGAACACTACCTCGCTTTTTGTAAGGAGCTACGCGACAAAGGATTTCGAGAGAAGTGCGTGTTTACTTCATCTAACACGCAAGACTATTGCGACAGCAAGAAAAAACTTCATCTCAGTTTACAGACTGACTTTGATGCACTAGGGCTTGAATATGCAAGAGATATCGCCCACGCATACTCGTTGGTGAAGTAA